The genomic window CGTTCCGCAAAAACAGATCATCAAATTCATCAAGGACGGCCGTATTTCCATTGCCGGGCATGCCAACATCAGCTATCCGTGCGAAGTGTGCGGCCAACCGATTCGTGAAGGATCGATGTGCGAAAAATGCCGCGGCCGGCTCAGCAAAAACATCGGCCAACTGGCGAAAGAGAAAGAAGAGAAAGAATCGGCGCAGCAGCGCCGAACGTCGACTTATAAAATCCGCGAAAATCAAGAATGACGCCGAAAATTTCCGCTAAACATCGGAACGGCCTTTGCCGATATACGAACTAATGGCGAAGTGCGGGAACGTTTGGTTGAAAGTTGAGAATTGAAAGAGGTGAGCCGAATGGGCGTTGACGGAATTCAACCGACGACATCGAAAGCCGTGTGGACGTTTAAACATGAATCGTTTCCTTCCGATAAAAGCCGGGCTGCTGAGCTGAAGAAAAAAGAAGATAAGATAGAAATTTCTGGAGAGGCAAGAAGTTTACTAAGACAACTTTCCCTTTCTGAACGACAGGTTCGTGTCGAAGCGCTGAAAGAGCAGGTTTCAGCCGGAACTTATTCAGTCGATAGCCGTTTGATCGCGGAAAAACTGCTTGCGCGTCTGCTTAAGGAATGAAAGAGGAGATGAACCCGGATGTCTGCGGAACGGGTCATATTTGCTCTGCAACAGGTGCGGCGGCATTTTGAAGAATTGATTGATTGGGGAACCAAGAAAAAAGATGCCTTGATCCAAAATAACATCTTGGCTGTTGCGGATGCAACGGCAAAAGAAACAGTGATCTTGCACAATCT from Candidatus Reconcilbacillus cellulovorans includes these protein-coding regions:
- a CDS encoding flagellar protein; this encodes MNLDYCSRCGKLYVKNPLGVCAACVGELEEMYRKCAEYLRKHRGATIQELSENTGVPQKQIIKFIKDGRISIAGHANISYPCEVCGQPIREGSMCEKCRGRLSKNIGQLAKEKEEKESAQQRRTSTYKIRENQE